A genomic stretch from Sphingobacterium sp. ML3W includes:
- a CDS encoding nucleotidyltransferase domain-containing protein: MTNHNLSLQITQTSNFLIKSLGDSLQGLYLYGSYVDGGLKHKSDLDIFVVVNEPLNFDIKKTLIQNLLLLSGAIDNKENKRYLEFTVINQTKLTDLHFPLYREFQYGEWLRDNFLHGSIPEAVIDHDLTDCD; the protein is encoded by the coding sequence ATGACTAACCATAATCTTTCACTACAAATTACGCAGACTTCTAACTTTTTAATAAAGAGCTTAGGTGACTCACTTCAAGGACTCTACCTCTACGGATCTTATGTAGATGGAGGACTAAAACATAAAAGCGATTTAGATATTTTTGTGGTAGTCAATGAACCTTTGAATTTTGATATTAAAAAGACCCTTATTCAGAACCTACTCCTATTATCAGGTGCTATAGATAATAAAGAGAACAAAAGATATTTGGAGTTCACAGTGATAAATCAAACTAAATTAACTGACTTACACTTTCCATTATACAGAGAATTTCAATATGGAGAATGGTTAAGAGATAATTTTTTACACGGCTCTATCCCGGAGGCTGTTATAGATCATGATCTTACGGACTGTGATTAA
- a CDS encoding IS3 family transposase (programmed frameshift), which produces MSRERKVYTKEFKLMSVELSNTRSDLSALARELDISPALLYRWRKEHSVKQGSSFSGNGKVILSESEQELARLRKELRETQMERDILKKAGKHLLQERHQIFRFIRDNREIFSVEKMCQVFKVSRAGYYNFLKGIPSNRSIENQQITMEIQDAFIRSKNTYGSPRITRELHKKNIKISRVRVAKLMRKAGLRSIVKKKFKVTTDSTHKFSVPENILDRDFKPGTLGAVWVSDITYIKTQQGWLYLTTVIDLGDRKVIGWALSETMNAVDTVISAFKMAQKARPITQKLIFHSDRGVQYACHEFSSMVEKNPLIIRSMSRKGNCWDNAVAESFFKTLKAECIYQHKFAHRKQAALIVFEYIETWYNRKRQHSALGYLSPEEFTRKINKQNIAA; this is translated from the exons ATGTCAAGAGAAAGAAAAGTTTATACCAAAGAGTTCAAACTGATGAGCGTTGAACTGAGCAACACGCGTAGCGACCTTAGCGCGCTGGCCAGGGAACTGGATATTAGCCCAGCATTATTGTATAGGTGGCGAAAGGAACATTCTGTAAAACAAGGAAGTAGTTTCTCTGGGAATGGAAAAGTTATCTTGAGTGAGAGTGAACAGGAGTTAGCACGATTAAGAAAAGAACTTCGGGAGACACAGATGGAACGGGATATATTAAAGAAGGCTG GTAAGCATCTTCTCCAAGAGCGACACCAAATATTCAGGTTCATAAGGGACAATAGGGAAATATTTTCAGTCGAGAAGATGTGTCAGGTGTTCAAGGTGAGCAGAGCGGGCTACTACAACTTTTTAAAGGGTATCCCTTCAAATAGAAGTATTGAAAACCAACAGATTACTATGGAAATCCAGGATGCATTTATAAGAAGTAAAAATACTTACGGCAGTCCGCGTATTACCAGAGAACTACACAAAAAGAATATTAAAATATCCAGAGTGAGGGTAGCCAAACTGATGAGAAAGGCCGGGTTAAGAAGTATTGTCAAGAAAAAATTTAAGGTGACCACAGACTCCACCCATAAGTTTTCGGTACCGGAGAATATATTGGACCGTGATTTTAAACCGGGAACACTTGGTGCAGTATGGGTATCAGACATCACTTACATCAAAACGCAGCAGGGATGGTTGTATCTGACAACTGTAATCGATCTGGGAGATCGAAAAGTAATTGGATGGGCTTTAAGTGAGACTATGAATGCGGTAGATACGGTGATTTCTGCTTTTAAAATGGCACAAAAAGCAAGGCCAATCACCCAGAAACTAATATTCCATTCCGATCGTGGCGTACAGTATGCCTGTCATGAGTTCAGCTCTATGGTGGAAAAAAATCCACTCATCATAAGAAGCATGAGTAGAAAGGGAAATTGCTGGGATAATGCTGTCGCTGAAAGTTTTTTCAAGACACTGAAAGCGGAATGTATATATCAGCATAAATTCGCTCACAGGAAGCAAGCTGCGCTTATTGTCTTTGAATATATTGAGACTTGGTACAACCGAAAAAGGCAACATTCTGCCTTAGGATACTTATCACCAGAGGAGTTTACTAGAAAAATAAATAAACAAAATATTGCAGCTTAA
- a CDS encoding Crp/Fnr family transcriptional regulator yields MEDKYNLLKEHIEKVVTLTEDEFAFVKECFIHKQYKKSECIFREGDSVNYIYFVLSGLLKFYYTDDNAKQHIVSFAMEDWWETDVSAFYTSGKASFTLECLEDTALLCLSLENFECLCDSLQKMERFFLRKSIAGHIGSQQRILSFLTLGAKERYEQLIKRNPTLVQRIPKLLLASYLGVSRETLSRLFS; encoded by the coding sequence ATGGAAGATAAATATAATTTGTTAAAAGAACATATAGAGAAAGTCGTTACACTTACTGAAGATGAATTTGCATTTGTAAAAGAATGTTTCATTCACAAGCAGTATAAAAAATCCGAATGTATTTTTAGAGAGGGCGATAGCGTAAACTATATCTACTTTGTATTGTCCGGTCTTCTCAAATTTTATTATACGGACGATAATGCTAAGCAACATATTGTTTCATTTGCAATGGAGGATTGGTGGGAAACAGATGTTTCGGCCTTTTATACAAGTGGAAAAGCTTCATTTACTTTGGAATGTCTTGAGGACACAGCGTTACTTTGTCTATCGCTGGAAAATTTTGAATGTTTGTGCGACAGTCTTCAAAAGATGGAGCGCTTTTTCCTCCGTAAATCAATTGCCGGCCATATCGGTTCACAGCAACGGATCTTGTCATTTTTAACCTTGGGAGCAAAAGAAAGATATGAGCAGTTGATAAAAAGAAATCCAACTTTGGTACAACGAATTCCAAAATTGTTGCTTGCTTCTTACCTAGGCGTATCCAGGGAGACATTAAGCCGTCTGTTCTCTTGA
- a CDS encoding IS3 family transposase (programmed frameshift) translates to MSRERKVYTKEFKLMSVELSNTRSDLSALARELDINPALLYRWRKEHSVKQGSSFSGNGKVILSESEQELARLRKELRETQMERDILKKAGKHLLQERHQIFRFIRDNREIFSVEKMCQVFKVSRAGYYNFLKGIPSNRSIENQQITMEIQDAFIRSKNTYGSPRITRELHKKNIKISRVRVAKLMRKAGLRSIVKKKFKVTTDSTHKFSVPENILDRDFKPGTLGAVWVSDITYIKTQQGWLYLTTVIDLGDRKVIGWALSETMNAVDTVISAFKMAQKARPITQKLIFHSDRGVQYACHEFSSMVEKNPLIIRSMSRKGNCWDNAVAESFFKTLKAECIYQHKFAHRKQAALIVFEYIETWYNRKRQHSALGYLSPEEFTRKINKQNIAA, encoded by the exons ATGTCAAGAGAAAGAAAAGTTTATACCAAAGAGTTCAAACTGATGAGCGTTGAACTGAGCAACACGCGTAGCGACCTTAGCGCGCTGGCCAGGGAACTGGATATTAACCCAGCATTATTGTATAGGTGGCGAAAGGAACATTCTGTAAAACAAGGAAGTAGTTTCTCTGGGAATGGAAAAGTTATCTTGAGTGAGAGTGAACAGGAGTTAGCACGATTAAGAAAAGAACTTCGGGAGACACAGATGGAACGGGATATATTAAAGAAGGCTG GTAAGCATCTTCTCCAAGAGCGACACCAAATATTCAGGTTCATAAGGGACAATAGGGAAATATTTTCAGTCGAGAAGATGTGTCAGGTGTTCAAGGTGAGCAGAGCGGGCTACTACAACTTTTTAAAGGGTATCCCTTCAAATAGAAGTATTGAAAACCAACAGATTACTATGGAAATCCAGGATGCATTTATAAGAAGTAAAAATACTTACGGCAGTCCGCGTATTACCAGAGAACTACACAAAAAGAATATTAAAATATCCAGAGTGAGGGTAGCCAAACTGATGAGAAAGGCCGGGTTAAGAAGTATTGTCAAGAAAAAATTTAAGGTGACCACAGACTCCACCCATAAGTTTTCGGTACCGGAGAATATATTGGACCGTGATTTTAAACCGGGAACACTTGGTGCAGTATGGGTATCAGACATCACTTACATCAAAACGCAGCAGGGATGGTTGTATCTGACAACTGTAATCGATCTGGGAGATCGAAAAGTAATTGGATGGGCTTTAAGTGAGACTATGAATGCGGTAGATACGGTGATTTCTGCTTTTAAAATGGCACAAAAAGCAAGGCCAATCACCCAGAAACTAATATTCCATTCCGATCGTGGCGTACAGTATGCCTGTCATGAGTTCAGCTCTATGGTGGAAAAAAATCCACTCATCATAAGAAGCATGAGTAGAAAGGGAAATTGCTGGGATAATGCTGTCGCTGAAAGTTTTTTCAAGACACTGAAAGCGGAATGTATATATCAGCATAAATTCGCTCACAGGAAGCAAGCTGCGCTTATTGTCTTTGAATATATTGAGACTTGGTACAACCGAAAAAGGCAACATTCTGCCTTAGGATACTTATCACCAGAGGAGTTTACTAGAAAAATAAATAAACAAAATATTGCAGCTTAA
- a CDS encoding transposase produces MVNKTIYLAVGMNRNGYKEVLGMWLGKNESASFWMGILTDLKSRGVENMLITATDNLYGFKYVHNE; encoded by the coding sequence GTGGTCAATAAAACAATTTATCTTGCTGTAGGCATGAACAGGAATGGCTATAAAGAAGTTCTGGGTATGTGGCTGGGCAAGAATGAAAGTGCCAGTTTTTGGATGGGAATCCTGACAGACCTGAAATCCCGGGGCGTAGAGAATATGCTGATTACAGCGACTGATAATCTCTATGGTTTCAAATATGTGCATAATGAATAA
- a CDS encoding GNAT family N-acetyltransferase yields MNIRKAVQADLPKIKTLYFQLFEQMAHHEPDYMQTAHQDESFLQRVIAGEDQFTVFVYGADDEVKGIAITQLQESPPYNCFVPLKCTYLIDIVVDTDMRGMGIGKTLIDRVKTWAKESEADYVELSVLSKNASAAALYLHEGFEPYSLSMRLKIE; encoded by the coding sequence ATGAACATTAGAAAAGCAGTCCAGGCAGATCTGCCAAAGATAAAAACCCTTTATTTCCAGCTCTTTGAACAGATGGCACATCATGAACCCGATTATATGCAGACAGCACATCAGGACGAAAGTTTTTTGCAAAGAGTCATTGCCGGAGAAGATCAGTTTACAGTCTTTGTATATGGGGCAGATGATGAGGTAAAAGGAATTGCAATTACACAATTACAGGAGAGCCCGCCTTACAATTGTTTCGTACCCTTGAAATGTACGTATTTAATAGACATTGTTGTTGATACGGATATGCGTGGAATGGGAATTGGTAAAACATTGATTGATCGCGTTAAAACGTGGGCAAAGGAAAGCGAAGCGGACTATGTGGAGTTGAGTGTCTTGTCTAAAAACGCTTCCGCTGCGGCACTGTATCTGCACGAGGGTTTTGAGCCGTACAGTTTATCTATGCGATTGAAAATTGAATAA
- a CDS encoding RidA family protein has protein sequence MEKKVINPWNWQDARNYVQAVEVKHVDSTLYVSGQCAISEDGISSNAGMRTQIFHTIENLEKVIQSSGYEARNLVRLNIYTTDSTALFENFDVIQNWLTKNKVKQTSTVLEVKTLFETLKVELEATLVK, from the coding sequence ATGGAAAAGAAAGTAATCAATCCTTGGAACTGGCAGGATGCCAGAAATTATGTGCAGGCAGTTGAAGTTAAACATGTAGATTCAACTTTATATGTATCGGGACAGTGTGCCATTAGTGAAGATGGAATATCGAGTAATGCCGGTATGAGAACGCAGATTTTTCATACTATTGAAAATCTTGAAAAAGTAATTCAATCAAGTGGATATGAAGCTCGAAATCTCGTTCGTTTGAATATCTACACGACCGACTCTACAGCATTATTTGAAAACTTTGATGTGATTCAAAATTGGCTCACTAAAAATAAAGTAAAACAAACAAGTACAGTTTTGGAAGTCAAGACATTGTTTGAAACTTTAAAGGTAGAATTAGAAGCAACTCTGGTTAAATAA
- a CDS encoding DUF308 domain-containing protein, with amino-acid sequence MKALTTKRTMSEHNFQWFTLLLVGIVLTFVGVWTLASPTESYLNLSVAFGFSILAAGVLEMVFSLMFRKRVLTWKWNLAFGGIDLFVGSYLALYPSVTMLLIPYVIGFWMLVRSFLAIGSAIDMRSQKGLRWRLILYTGIITTLLSLTVLSHPIIGRVGIISYIGLSFVAFGIYHIYLSLIVKNWKRNT; translated from the coding sequence ATGAAAGCATTAACAACAAAAAGAACTATGAGCGAGCACAATTTCCAATGGTTTACGTTGCTGCTTGTGGGTATTGTATTGACCTTTGTAGGTGTTTGGACGCTTGCTTCACCCACCGAATCATACCTAAACTTGAGCGTAGCCTTTGGTTTTAGCATATTGGCCGCAGGTGTACTCGAAATGGTATTTTCGCTAATGTTCCGTAAAAGGGTCCTTACCTGGAAATGGAATCTAGCGTTTGGAGGGATTGATCTGTTTGTAGGCTCATATTTGGCTCTCTATCCATCGGTCACCATGTTGCTCATACCTTATGTGATCGGGTTTTGGATGCTTGTCAGAAGCTTTTTGGCGATTGGTAGCGCGATAGATATGCGATCTCAAAAAGGACTTAGATGGAGATTGATCTTATATACTGGTATCATAACCACTTTATTGTCATTGACCGTATTATCCCATCCTATTATAGGAAGAGTTGGTATTATTAGCTATATAGGTCTTTCATTTGTTGCTTTTGGCATTTATCATATATACCTATCGCTAATAGTAAAAAATTGGAAGCGAAATACTTAG
- a CDS encoding helix-turn-helix domain-containing protein — MALFLNLHQLYELHQLDPSLKGEGIFIVDHTDIPTNQYAYSRHQFEGLLLGFVLKGTMRTQVHFSEYDVNEGDVILALPHLMIDVKAESEDIEIITIGLSIDFISSIPYLWEFVNSDKVRLNPLIHFHSEKQDLQRDFILYLQRFYHSNSSDKKNEILRHHILALINMVVEAHIEEQSQEYLLRDRSTTIIDEFYKLVSKHALDHRDLGFYAKKLNLTAPYLTTLISEKTGKSALKWIDHVVILHAKSLLKTTDLSVKEISNRLNFNDPSLFCRYFKKHTLLSPNGFRQLV, encoded by the coding sequence ATGGCTTTATTTTTGAATTTACATCAGTTATATGAACTACATCAATTAGATCCTTCTTTAAAAGGAGAAGGGATTTTTATTGTAGATCATACTGATATACCGACCAATCAATATGCGTATAGCAGGCATCAATTTGAGGGTTTATTACTTGGCTTTGTATTAAAAGGAACAATGAGAACACAGGTTCATTTTTCTGAGTATGATGTTAATGAAGGTGATGTTATTCTCGCATTGCCACACTTGATGATTGATGTGAAAGCAGAAAGTGAAGATATTGAGATAATTACTATAGGATTGTCTATTGACTTTATTAGTTCGATACCTTATTTATGGGAATTTGTTAATAGTGATAAGGTGCGTTTAAATCCATTAATTCATTTTCATTCAGAAAAACAAGATTTACAGAGAGATTTCATTTTATATCTTCAGAGATTTTACCATTCTAATTCAAGTGATAAGAAAAATGAAATATTAAGACATCATATTTTAGCTTTGATCAATATGGTAGTTGAGGCACATATCGAAGAACAAAGCCAGGAGTACTTATTGAGGGATCGAAGTACAACAATTATAGATGAATTTTATAAACTTGTATCGAAACATGCTTTGGATCATAGAGATTTAGGTTTTTATGCTAAAAAACTAAATTTAACAGCTCCTTATTTAACAACACTTATAAGTGAAAAAACAGGGAAATCTGCTTTGAAGTGGATAGATCACGTTGTTATTTTACATGCTAAATCACTTTTAAAAACAACAGATCTATCTGTAAAGGAGATCAGTAATCGTTTGAATTTTAATGATCCAAGTTTATTTTGTAGATATTTTAAAAAGCATACTCTTTTGTCTCCCAACGGTTTTAGACAACTAGTATAA